Proteins encoded together in one Ipomoea triloba cultivar NCNSP0323 chromosome 4, ASM357664v1 window:
- the LOC116016505 gene encoding uncharacterized protein LOC116016505: MAEVMDSTSWRDELASLMDDTGIRFTAAGGDDDEDDAIGVSTPAFEGKRSAAAAAFLYQESEAAKETESLKEQIKGFGKAWGELLMELGRGCKDVVQQSLLTEDSYIVRKTKGPLSQVSERLRFVNEYLPEDKDPVHAWSVILFVFILFLAVLNVNNTRDTRGSELKKVCIHPPSAVRILLPDGRYMAYQELGVPSDKARYSLIMPHGFLSSRLAGIPGVKLSLLEEFGVRLITYDLPGFGESNPHPERNLNSSALDMAFLADAVGVNGKFWVIGYSSGAMHAWAALKYIPNRIAGAAMFAPLVNPYDSSMTRDEMTGTWEKWVRRRKLIYGLARRFPMFLGSMYRRTFLSGKHGRIDKWLSISLGEKDRALTEEPAFIEFWHRDVEESIRQGNVKPFIEETVLQVSSWGFSLRDLQVKEKCESSSIFPWLKFIYGQPKCELTGFLGPIHIWQGMDDHVVPPPMTDYVFRILPNAFVHKLPEEGHFSYFLFCDECHRQILSTLYGTPQGAIKTITETSTTERVGEEASAITNSTTE, translated from the exons ATGGCGGAGGTGATGGACTCCACCTCCTGGCGAGACGAGCTGGCGAGCTTAATGGACGACACCGGAATAAGATTCACGGCCGCCGGCGGTGATGACGACGAAGATGATGCTATCGGAGTGTCGACGCCGGCATTCGAGGGGAAGAgatcggcggcggcggcggcgtttTTGTACCAGGAGAGCGAGGCGGCGAAGGAGACGGAGAGCTTGAAGGAGCAAATTAAGGGTTTCGGCAAGGCGTGGGGGGAGCTGTTGATGGAGCTGGGGAGAGGGTGCAAAGACGTGGTGCAGCAGAGCTTGTTGACCGAGGATTCCTACATTGTGCGGAAAACGAAAGGTCCCTTGTCCCAGGTTTCGGAGAGATTGAGGTTTGTGAACGAGTACTTGCCTGAGGACAAGGATCCGGTGCACGCTTGGTCGGTGATTCTGTTCGTCTTCATCCTCTTCCTTGCCG TGCTGAATGTAAATAACACACGGGATACTCGAGGCTCAGAACTGAAGAAAGTATGCATCCATCCTCCTAGCGCTGTCCGGATATTACTTCCAGATGGTAGATACATGGCATATCAGGAGCTAGGGGTTCCATCTGATAAAGCTCGATATTCGCTGATTATGCCTCATGGTTTTCTCTCGTCTAGGCTTGCAG GCATACCGGGAGTCAAGTTGTCGCTGCTGGAGGAGTTTGGTGTTCGCTTGATAACTTACGATCTCCCTGGCTTTGGAGAGAGCAACCCTCATCCCGAAAGGAATCTTAACTCGTCAGCTCTGGATATGGCGTTTTTAGCAGATGCTGTAGGTGTGAATGGGAAGTTTTGGGTTATCGGTTATTCAAGTGGAGCCATGCATGCTTGGGCTGCACTGAAGTACATTCCCAATCGAATTGCTG GTGCTGCCATGTTTGCCCCGCTAGTCAATCCATATGATTCAAGCATGACACGAGACGAGATGACAGGAACCTGGGAGAAGTGGGTGCGAAGAAGGAAACTAATATATGGTTTAGCACGAAGGTTTCCTATGTTTCTTGGCTCCATGTATCGCCGCACCTTCCTATCTGGAAAGCATGGTAGAATTGATAAATGGCTGTCGATATCGCTGGGAGAAAAG GATAGAGCTCTAACAGAGGAGCCGGCCTTCATAGAATTCTGGCACCGGGATGTAGAAGAGTCTATCCGCCAGGGGAACGTTAAGCCATTTATCGAGGAAACTGTGTTGCAAGTGTCGAGTTGGGGTTTCAGCCTAAGGGATTTACAAGTGAAAGAAAAATGCGAGTCGAGCAGTATTTTTCCCTGGCTAAAGTTCATCTATGGCCAACCAAAATGTGAATTGACAGGATTTCTCGGACCAATTCACATCTGGCAG GGAATGGATGATCACGTCGTCCCACCACCAATGACTGATTACGTTTTCAGGATTCTACCAAACGCGTTTGTGCATAAACTGCCAGAAGAGGGGCACTTCTCGTATTTCCTTTTCTGCGACGAATGCCATAGAcaaatactctcaaccctttatGGAACGCCCCAAGGAGCCATCAAGACCATCACCGAGACTTCAACAACAGAACGCGTTGGAGAAGAGGCATCTGCCATCACAAATTCCACCACAGAATGA
- the LOC116016506 gene encoding protein IQ-DOMAIN 1-like: protein MGRKGSWFSSVKKAFSPESKEKKEQKANKSKNRLLGKEKLDVPNSATLETSTASPHHQEEVKLAEVEKEVATSAVAEDAIVAAAEAVQSAEVAKFSGKSNEEEEAAAKVVQSTAPAKFSGKSKEEAAAIRIQTAFRGYQGRMAFKASRGLVRLKSLIEGPPVKRQTANALKCMQTLSRLQSQIHSRRNRMLEENQALQRQLLQKHAKELENFRRGDEWDDSLQSKEKIEASLLSRYEAAMRRERALAYSYSHQQTWKKSSRSPNLLFMDPTNPQWGWSWLERWMGAQHPSEAHGTAERELKTDQISAKSVNLGLSVGEITKSFARHQLNAEQPSSPASQKPSRARPSNHHSPAMTTKQPSSKKPKPPSPRVRVASQDDDAKSVFSVQSDRNRRHSIGGSSVRDDESLASSPSFPSYMASTQSAKAKTRATQSPLAVENWTPEKGSIGSVKKRLSYPPSQALSRRHSGPPKMDTSIAEPETNGEIN, encoded by the exons ATGGGGAGGAAGGGGAGCTGGTTTTCTTCAGTGAAGAAGGCATTCAGCCCAGAATCTAAGGAAAAGAAGgaacag AAAGCAAATAAATCGAAGAACAGATTGTTGGGAAAGGAGAAGCTTGACGTTCCGAATTCTGCAACTCTCGAGACTTCCACTGCTTCACCTCATCATCAGGAAGAGGTAAAATTGGCAGAAGTAGAGAAAGAAGTTGCCACTTCTGCAGTGGCTGAAGATGCTATTGTGGCCGCTGCAGAAGCTGTTCAATCAGCTGAAGTTGCAAAGTTCTCGGGCAAATCCAATGAAGAGGAAGAGGCTGCTGCAAAGGTTGTTCAATCAACTGCACCCGCAAAGTTTTCAGGCAAGTCGAAGGAAGAAGCTGCAGCAATCAGAATCCAGACTGCGTTTCGAGGGTACCAG GGTAGGATGGCTTTTAAGGCTTCGAGAGGACTTGTGAGACTAAAATCTCTTATCGAAGGGCCACCTGTCAAACGACAAACTGCAAATGCGTTGAAATGCATGCAGACGCTTAGCCGCTTACAATCTCAGATTCATTCGAGAAGAAATAGGATGTTGGAGGAAAATCAAGCTCTGCAGAGGCAGCTTCTGCAGAAACATGCAAAAGAGCTCGAGAACTTCAGG AGAGGGGATGAATGGGATGATAGTCTACAATCAAAAGAGAAAATTGAAGCAAGCTTGTTAAGCAGGTATGAAGCTGCAATGAGACGTGAGAGAGCACTCGCTTATTCATATTCTCATCAG CAAACTTGGAAAAAGTCATCGAGATCTCCCAATCTGTTGTTTATGGATCCAACCAATCCTCAGTGGGGTTGGAGCTGGTTAGAGCGGTGGATGGGCGCCCAGCACCCATCAGAGGCTCACGGTACAGCAGAACGAGAACTTAAAACCGATCAGATATCAGCAAAAAGTGTCAATCTGGGCCTTTCTGTGGGAGAAATTACCAAGTCTTTTGCTCGCCATCAGCTAAATGCTGAACAGCCTTCTTCGCCAGCCAGCCAAAAACCAAGTCGAGCACGCCCTTCAAACCACCATTCCCCTGCTATGACAACCAAACAACCCTCTTCAAAGAAGCCGAAGCCTCCCAGCCCGAGAGTGAGGGTAGCCAGCCAAGACGATGATGCAAAAAGCGTGTTTAGTGTCCAATCAGACCGCAACAGAAGGCATAGCATTGGTGGATCATCAGTAAGAGATGACGAGAGTTTGGCAAGCTCCCCGTCCTTCCCAAGTTACATGGCGAGCACTCAATCAGCAAAGGCCAAGACTCGTGCCACACAAAGCCCCTTAGCTGTGGAGAATTGGACTCCAGAAAAGGGATCCATTGGTTCTGTGAAAAAGCGGCTTTCATACCCTCCTTCACAAGCCTTATCAAGACGCCATTCAGGCCCCCCGAAGATGGACACCTCCATAGCTGAACCTGAAACGAACGGGGAGATCAATTAG
- the LOC116017105 gene encoding probable beta-1,4-xylosyltransferase IRX9: MGSMERSKKKVQLWKKAIVHFLLCFVMGFFTGFAPAGKASIFSGRLSVSKAQANSTGKAVEIPHGTRTQGENLNGTLLGRNFSAEPARSNNASKPAFSKKLQAKGVAEDLDPRRLIIIVTPTSGKNQLRGVLIRRLASTLRLVPQPLVWVVVEQQSEDSGVSEILRKTGIMYRHLVSKENFTDIQEELDHQRNVALNHIEHHRLSGIVHFAGLFNVYDLSFFHQLRSIEVFGTWPVALLSANKNEVVIEGPVCDSSEVIGWHLKRVNINNNQTDDDQKPAIRVSNFAFNSSILWDPERWGRTSSLQDTSQDSLKFVRKEVIEDEAKLMGIPQEDDCSKVLLWNLQFSTL; this comes from the exons ATGGGATCCATGGAAAGATCAAAGAAGAAAGTACAGCTATGGAAGAAAGCCATAGTCCATTTTCTGCTGTGTTTTGTGATGGGGTTCTTCACAGGCTTTGCTCCAGCTGGGAAGGCGTCGATATTTTCCGGGAGGCTTTCTGTGTCGAAAGCTCAAGCGAATAGCACAGGAAAGGCTGTCGAGATCCCACATGGAACAAGAACACAGGGCGAGAATTTGAACGGGACTTTGTTGGGTAGAAATTTTTCTGCAGAGCCAGCACGGTCCAACAATGCATCAAAACCCGCATTCTCCAAGAAGCTGCAGGCGAAGGGGGTGGCAGAGGATCTGGATCCACGGAGGCTTATAATCATTGTCACCCCAACGAGCGGGAAAAACCAGCTGAGAGGGGTGCTGATAAGGCGGCTGGCAAGCACGCTGAGGCTGGTGCCTCAGCCGCTCGTGTGGGTGGTTGTGGAGCAGCAGTCCGAGGATTCCGGGGTTTCTGAGATACTAAGGAAGACAGGAATCATGTACAGACACCTGGTGTCCAAGGAGAACTTCACCGACATCCAGGAAGAGCTTGATCATCAGAGGAATGTTGCTCTGAACCACATTGAACACCACAGGCTTAGTGGGATTGTTCATTTTGCTGGCCTTTTCAATGTCTATGATCTCAGCTTCTTCCATCAGCTCAGATCAATCGA GGTATTTGGGACATGGCCAGTGGCATTGTTGTCAGCAAACAAGAATGAAGTGGTGATAGAAGGGCCAGTGTGTGATTCTTCAGAGGTAATAGGATGGCATTTGAAGAGAGTgaacattaataataatcaaacagATGATGATCAAAAGCCTGCAATTAGGGTTTCCAACTTTGCATTCAACAGTTCCATTCTTTGGGATCCTGAGAGATGGGGCCGTACATCTTCTCTCCAAGACACCTCTCAG GATTCACTGAAATTTGTGAGAAAAGAGGTGATTGAAGATGAGGCAAAGTTGATGGGAATTCCTCAAGAGGATGATTGCTCAAAAGTCCTCTTATGGAATCTCCAATTTTCAACATTATGA
- the LOC116015334 gene encoding DEAD-box ATP-dependent RNA helicase 57, with translation MDRDASFLFAGTNFNRKKFTDVFDRFKGKKESDEAEEKLNLIDNGSTQKEEHTSLRVSKKRKRKGAVSDPVEGFSVFTSSKSKTEADGEGKEHIGSEILEGKKEYYRQLERDAIFRKKHNIHVSGSNVPSCLQSFTELKSRFGCKSYLLRNLAKLGFKEPTPIQMQAIPVILSGRECFACAQTGSGKTFAFVCPILMKLKQTSKDGVRAVILCPTRELAAQTARECKKLTKRKEFHIKLMTKQLAKSADFSVLHCDILISTPFRLQYAINKRKLDLSRVEFLVLDEADKLFELGLMEQVDSVFKACSNPSILHSLFSATLPDEVEKIARTIMHDAVRVIIGRKNSASETIKQKLVFVGSEEGKFLALRQTFSESLNPPVLIFVQNKERAKELYNEVKFDDIRADVIHSDLSQKQRENAVDNFRAGKTWVLIATDVIARGMDFKGVNCVINYDFPDSSSAYIHRIGRSGRAGRSGEAITFYTEADVQFLRNIANVITASGGEVPDWIMSMSKKKWRKHRPQRESISTRPQDD, from the exons ATGGATCGGGACGCCTCTTTTCTGTTCGCGGGTACAAATTTCAATCGCAAAAAGTTCACCGATGTTTTTGATAGATTCAAG GGGAAAAAAGAAAGTGATGAAGCAGAAGAGAAGTTGAATTTGATTGACAATGGAAGTACTCAGAAGGAGGAACATACATCATTGCGTGTTAGTAAGAAAAGGAAGAGGAAGGGAGCAGTTTCAG ACCCAGTTGAAGGATTCAGTGTATTCACAAGTTCTAAATCAAAAACAGAAGCTGATGGTGAAGGAAAGGAGCATATCGGAAGTGAAATTTTAGAGGGAAAGAAGGAATACTATAGGCAATTGGAG CGGGATGCAATTTTCCGGAAGAAACACAACATTCATGTTTCTGGGAGTAATGTTCCTTCATGTCTACAGAGCTTTACAGAGTTGAAATCAAG GTTTGGATGCAAATCATACCTGTTACGCAATCTGGCAAAACTAGGATTCAAAGAGCCAACACCAATTCAAATGCAGGCTATTCCAGTCATCCTATCT GGACGGGAATGTTTTGCTTGTGCACAAACTGGTTCTGGAAAAACATTTGCTTTTGTCTGTCCAATACTTATGAAGCTCAAG CAAACTTCTAAAGATGGTGTCCGAGCTGTAATTCTTTGCCCTACAAGAGAGTTAGCTGCTCAGACAGCAAGAGAATGCAAGAAGTTGACCAAAAGAAAGGAATTCCATATCAAATTGATGACTAAACAGCTTGCAAAAAGTGCTGACTTTTCAGTGCTTCATTGTGATATACTCATATCAACACCATTTCGCTTACAGTATGCTATTAACAAAAGAAAGCTTGATTTAAGTAG GGTTGAATTTCTTGTCTTGGATGAAGCTGATAAGCTTTTTGAGCTGGGCTTGATGGAGCAGGTTGATTCAGTGTTCAAAGCTTGCTCAAATCCTTCAATTTTGCACTCACTGTTCAGCGCTACTTTACCGGACGAGGTTGAAAAGATTGCACGGACAATCATGCATGATGCTGTTCGAGTTATCATTGGTCGGAA AAATTCTGCTTCTGAAACAATAAAGCAGAAACTGGTGTTTGTAGGAAGTGAAGAAGGAAAATTTCTTGCTCTTCGTCAAACTTTTTCAGAG AGTTTGAATCCACCAGTGCTAATATTTGTTCAAAACAAAGAGAGGGCTAAAGAGCTGTACAATGAGGTGAAGTTTGATGACATTAGAGCAGATGTAATACACTCAGATCTCTCCCAAAAACAG AGAGAAAATGCAGTTGATAACTTCAGAGCCGGAAAAACATGGGTTTTAATCGCAACTGATGTTATTGCCCGCGGTATGGATTTCAAAGGTGTCAATTGCGTCATCAATTATGATTTTCCAGATTCTTCTTCTGCATACATTCACAGAATTG GACGATCTGGGAGAGCGGGAAGGAGTGGAGAGGCCATCACCTTCTACACAGAAGCTGATGTCCAGTTTCTGCGGAACATAGCTAATGTTATTACTGCATCTGGAGGCGAGGTTCCCGACTGGATCATGTCAATGTCCAAGAAAAAATGGAGGAAGCACAGACCTCAAAGAGAATCAATTTCAACACGACCCCAAGACGACTAA